CGTCTTTCCTCTCTTGGTTTAGGAGTAAGCATCGTTTTTCTAGTCCTAATGTTGACCCTTTTTGAGATGACATTGACACAtgtttaaatgatatatttgcaGTTATCCATTGGTTACTTCATTGCTGATCTTGGGATGATCTTCTGGAAGTATCCTGCTTTGGGTGGACTTGAGTATGTAAGTATATTGTTCCTAACCAAATCACTGTATTGTGACTGAGTCTATAAAACTAAGATTAGAgtatttgtaatttgatttCAGATTGTGCATCACTCGCTATCAGGGGTAGCTGTTGCCTACTCCTTGTTTTCTGGGGAAGGGCAGTTGTATACCTACATGGTCCTCATTTCTGAGATTACAACCCCAGAGATCAACTTGAGATGGTACTTCCCCCTTTTTTTTGTACCATACAAGATTTACCACCTTATCAATCTTTCTTCTGACCAAAAAGCGGGGGTCTTATGAAGGTACCTGGACACAGCTGGTATGAAGAAGTCAATGGCATATGTTGTCAATGGCGTTTTCATCTTCTTGGCTTGGCTGGTACTTAAGAAATAATCAACACTCTGCTCGTTTTAAATGCACAACATTTAGTGTCTACTTATCACTCTTTTTAACACTTTCTTGTCAGGTTGCTAGGATTCTACTATTCATATACATGTTTTATCATGTCTATCTCCACTACAACCAGGTAAACCTCATAATCCCCATTCTCGGCAGTCTCTTCACTACCTGACTGTTTGATGAGACCTGATTGCATCAAAAACTTTCCTCACTAAATTTAACACACATTACAACGCTGTCAAATTTCcaggtttgttttgtttgtttatgtgATTGGATTCACTTTGTTTTGAATATAGGTTATGAGGATGCACATCTTCGGATACGCTCTGGTATTTGGTGTACCAGCTGCACTAGGTATCATGAACTTGGTATGGTTCGGTAAGATTGT
The Raphanus sativus cultivar WK10039 chromosome 1, ASM80110v3, whole genome shotgun sequence DNA segment above includes these coding regions:
- the LOC108857304 gene encoding uncharacterized protein LOC108857304, which gives rise to MQTIGAIKSYHHQAQHLVNNYLLADPFIPYTSVLTGIFLCKVVYDLCHFVSNSHSKTYIILTKIQRIEWNNRGISTVHALFISALSLYFVFWSDLFSDRWHNDLVVFRSSRLSSLGLGLSIGYFIADLGMIFWKYPALGGLEYIVHHSLSGVAVAYSLFSGEGQLYTYMVLISEITTPEINLRWYLDTAGMKKSMAYVVNGVFIFLAWLVARILLFIYMFYHVYLHYNQVMRMHIFGYALVFGVPAALGIMNLVWFGKIVRGVKKTLAKRCEC